gagaaatagTTGTCCTGGCTATCTGCAGGGACTCCCCTGTGCCCAAGCCTTTTCTGCTACCACACAAAACCCACCCCACTGTGATGGCTCAGCTCTCATTCCATAAGCCTGCAAGCACAGAGACTTTCAGCACGTGCTTACATTTATGAGCCTGCAGGTAGCCCAGCACCTCTTGTAAATACTGCCTGAAAGAGTGTGATGGATTAAAAGGCTCTGCTGGCATAGACCTCTCAGGGGTGTGCAAGACTGACAGCTTGAAGGTGGCTCCCCAGGGTCTATCGGTACCTTGAAACTGCTGCAGTTGCATCAACCTGTGAGTGGGTGGTAATGAAAGGCAATGAACCTCAGCTGAAGGCATCTTGGCTTTCGTTTTACCTACCTGAAATTCTCAGTGCGTTGGTCTGACCTAAATGTTCACTGTGAAATCTGAAGCAGCTTCTGCCTGGAAAGGTTCCCACAAACAGGAAAACAAGTTCAGGGGTGAGCAAGTGGCATTAAGCAGAATCTGCTTGAGACAGGTTCTTAGGAGGAACAGCAAACTCTCCTCTTCTATTTCCTCACCAGAGAAATAGCACAATGCTCCTTTTGAAGAAGAAACTAACATAAGGTCTTTTCAGGTTTCTATTGTTCTGTCAAATTGCAAATAAAAGGGAGATAAACTGTAGGAGCCACTTCTTCAAGGTAACAGTCATAGGTGAATAGTATTGTTGTGTCATATCAGAACAAGAATTTACATGTTTCCATTGAAATGAGGTCTGCTCTTGTTCCCTGTTCACCATTCTGTCAGTTACAGAAAAGACCTTTCTCCTGAAAGGTTTCCTTAAATCTTCCCAGCGTAAGACTGGTTTTGCTCCCAGTTTTGTACTGGAGCATCTCTATTTTTTGGCTGAAGTGTTTAGTATGTATTCAGGCAGAAACTGAATCTAGAACCTTTCCATCTGATCCTTTAGCTGAGATTTTATGAAGTCATGAACAATAGAGGGAAGTGCTATAATAGAAACATGCATGCAGCCCTAGCCATAAATGATACTTGTATTTTAGCAATAGTAATTATGTATTTTTTGCATAATTTTGCATAAATGcccatttctattttgctgGTTCTTTAAGTCCAATgtattgaatattttttttgctattaAGCTTCAATATTACAGATAAAGTCCTAATATTCTATGAAAAGCCATCTATATAAATGAGTTTAGATTGGAGCCTACTGTTTAGTTGATTGCATCAGATGCTATCTATTCCATTCAGATCCACACCTACAaaacatttattattatttttggtgACAGTAATTTGGTGtgcaaaattacttttttgtcCCCCTGCCCATCTCTTTAAGGAGTACTGACTGTAAAATTTTGCTGAAAAAGTTAGAGCAGcagagaaacaacaaaaaaacaaaacccaggacctaaaaccaaacaaaaatacaagaaacacCCCAGAAACTAAAACTCTGTTTTTTCATGCCTTGTTAGACTATTAGAAAATACTTATTTTGCAGCAAATTGCTACAAATGTAGAAGTGAGGAACAGAATACTATAGCTGATAGAAAAGTACTGACATAGCTGGGGATCAGGTACACTACCTAGCACCCATCCCCTGTCCTCTTTGGAGTGGGAGATATGCCTGCAGTGCTTTGGAGACAAGAGAAACTGAAACCAAGGGACTCTCTCCATAATGCTGTATTGCAATGAACCTTCTCAACATGTTAATACAGTAAATTCCCCATTATCTGAATTCCATATTCTTCAATTACCGTAGCTTGTGATTCAGATAAATGGGAATTACCAAGATATAAACTTGCACTGTATATTAACTCACTGGATATTAATCTCTTCTGAGTATTATTTATATAATCTACAGCATGATTTGGCACATAAACACAGCAGATTTAGTTTATTTTACAAATTCAGTGCAAATTATCTCTTGCACCAAAAAATGCATTCAAGTTATATCTTGGGGTACAAATCTGAATTGATGTTAACCAGGCTTTGTGTGTTCAAGTTTGTAAGCATATCCTAGCAGATTAATCAGAAAGAAGGCTAGTCAGtgcagatgaaaaataaaaaattattatctGTGTTGCAGCACACGTAGAAGTGGAGATAGgatcttctttcatttttttccagctgcagaaaGATTTTAGATAGTGTTTTGGATTGCTTCTTTCTTCTATTTGTATTAGCAGAATGGAGTAGAGAAAGTCTTGGGGCAACTGAAGCCCTGTGGTAAATTGATTGAAGTAGATGCAGGTAGATCGTTTGTGAATTTTGTTCCTGGCATTACAACAAGAGATGATGCTGAAGGTAGCTTTTCTGAACATCAGAAGTGCAGATAAAGTTTACTGTTTTGTGGGATGGTTTATCTGGATGTAGTGCTGCTCTTTAAAGATTAGGCCAGCCTCATTAAACATGGTTGTACATTAACCACTTCGATCTACAGCTTCTGCCTGTCTTCATGTTTGGCATTTGGTTGGTGCTGAATGCTTGCTTCATTTTTAGGTTTAGCTTGTTCATGCAGCTGAAGTTTATCTAAGCTtgctttttctgaaggaaaacatgCACACTGGAGTCTGGAATGCCTCACCCCCTTTTGGTGCTGTGCTACCTCCTTGCTGACTGTCAGGGATGGGAAGGGCCATAGGTATTGCCCCCTGCAGAATGGGTGAATGAGGTATGTTTGGTTTTgaggtggggaaaaaagtgcCATCCAATCCTGGTATTCATTTTGATGCTCAAAGATGACATAAAAGCTGCATGCCAGGGAGGAATGCCCACTGAGGAGTAAGAAAGCAGCCCTGCACTCCTCTGTGATTGGGACTGTGTTGTTGCTGGGTGGAACAGCGTAATGCtgttgctgctcctgctccagcaccgTGATGTTTCTGTTCCAGATTGTGCTGACTCACATTCAAGAAAACATGATACACAGACACAATGCACTGTAactcttttccttccccccagTAACCTCGGTAagtgtttcatttctttttcctctctttggcTAGTGTGGTGCTAATATAGCTTTACTGTTAGAATTAATAGGAGGGGGAAAGGCAACCTTGTAAACAAACTGGTAGCAGACAAATTAATCTTGGAGAAGGCATTTAAATGCAACCTACTGTTTGTGGTACCTCCACCTCCCTTTAAAGCTGATCAATCCTGATAACTCGTCCATCTCTACAAACTACACTTGTTAGACCTGTGCTCTTAAATGGGAGAAGTGCTTACAATGCCCATTTACAACTGTATTCTGTTTAATTAGTCAGCACAGCCAGTGCTGCAGGGATAGATTACTTGCCTTTAAAGATTTGAGAATGTTAATAGTACAGTATatcattttaattattattggATTAATGTTGTGTCTTGAAGAACATCTAATGCAAATCACAAGAAATGGCCTGAAGTGACCCAAGGGTTGTGCTTTATTAGAAAAGTAATAGGTCCATTGCTTAAATATAAAAAGAGGTTCTTTGTTCAAATGTCACTCTGCACTGGGCTTCTCTCTGTGTGTATGTGGAAATGAAATCCTTTTACTTCCACTTTGTCCACAGAAAGTTTCTGTAGCTCATGCATTAAATGGCTGAGACAGCAACTGGAATATCAAGAGATGAAGAGGAGATCCAAAACAGCAGTGATGATGAAGACCGATTTCCGACTCATGGTGCTTTAACAGCATCCCCTGATTGCTCTGCCAGCCCTTTGCTAGATGGCCTTAATGAAGACGAGGGAAGCTCAGCGGTGCCAGAAAGACTGTCTGTCCTCTCCAGCAGGGCAGTGGCCCAGGTAAAAGCCCTGACCAGCCCAGAGACAGTTAGTGGTGGCCAGGCACAGAGGacagctgctgggctggctgaGCATCCTCGGGCAGCTGTAGATGCATCGTTAGATGCCTCCTCGTGTCCTGAGGCAGCTGACAACCTGCTGCCTGTGGACATTGCCTCCCTGCACTCCAAAAGCCCCTGCTGTGATGGCGGATTGAGTTCAGAGGTGCTGCAGGCCCTAAGGGTGCCCGGTGAGGCCAGCAAGGCCCTGAAGGCTGGGACTGACCCCGGAGACTGCCACACGCAGCAGGCATGGAGCGGCACCAAGGGCAATATGGCCTCTTGCAGTTTGGGCCATGTGATTTGGATGAAGACCACAAAAGTAGCAGAGGCcttagaaaataagaaaaaggaggaaaaggaaaagtacCGTCTCCAGCTGGCTATGTACCGACGGCTCCTGCTGTTGCGCTCCATCAGGAGCTTGCAtaggcagctggagcagcagcaggccaGGCTGCAGGAATGCTATGGCACAgtgataaatacaaagaaagaaGTGTTGAAACACATTTGCTCAATCTCACCCTCACCTTCACCATAATCATGTTGCTGCTTGCAGAAATGAGCTTGCAATGCCACCAGAGCTGCCAGTAAGCTTGCATGCCATAGGGGTGGTGTCCTCGTGTGTGCCAAGAGTGGAgaggaaacagcagcagcagcagagcaagaaaagaggagagaagGTAAAGCACTGGCCTCTGAATTTatctggaggaaaaaagagcAAGGGTGAACCTGTGCAAGAAGCTGACTCCTGATGCCCACTCAAAGCCTCAAGgtgaaaaaggatttttttggcaTATAGgtttgtaaaaagaaaaaaatcacctcaAACTGGGAACCTAGTCTGTCACCTGATCCATAAAGGTGCCTGGATGCAAGGTTGCTGCCTGCTGAATATGTGATATGGCACATTTCCCTTCTAATTTCAGCGCCAACAAAATTTGAACAGAATTAGGGTTTATTTGTCTGCAAGAATACCTGAATCTAAAAAGCCAGGATATTTGAAACACTTATCTCAGGCTTGATTATATCTACCTAGCTGGCTGTTTTTCACAAAACTGCTAAGGACACTGTATGTTTGCAACCTCtactttcctttaaaatttattCAGATTAACCAGAAATTATTGTGGGAAGGTAGGCCAGCCAAACACACAGAGGAAAGGAGTGCAAATGCTTAGGCCTGATTTCCTCAGGAAAGTAAGCTAAAAACAAAGGCCTTGTAGTCTGACGTTGCACTGGAAACccaggctggcagtgccaggggaaTGTTCAAGGTCTGCACAATTATGAATCTGCTGCTAATTCCCAGTGGCACTTGCATCTGCAAATCAAGCATATTTTGTGCCTTACTGCTGTCATTTAATGGAAGTTGGTGACAATTAGCACTTTTTATCCAGGTGTATTAGACATGTAGAAAACCCTGGAGCGCTGTTTCTCCAATTGCAAGGTTAGGATGCCTGCAGGGAATTTGATGTCAGTATGTAACAAACACGcagggaaaatgaaaacaaaaagatgCAACTTTTTTGTATGCATTTTTAAGGCAATGTGAGTCACTATTATTGAACAGTAAATTGAATAGTTGAATGTGCTGTTTTAGAATCGGAAGCAAAATATGTTTCAAGAAGAAAAGGTACAAAAAAGTTTCCTTTTCTAGGATTTCAAGGGATAGGgagaaatcacattttttttcaaatatttatttctgatcatgccagctttcctttccccattgtttttgttttgttttcttttatataatTGATTAACTAGATAAACAATCAAACAGGttttggtgtgggttttttctgcATGAAAAGGCAGGTCTGCTTTTAATCATCCTATCTTTATGAGAATGTGTTATATATAGGAAAACTGTTATTCTCACCTTTCTTTTGGTGCATATAGAGAGAGGGGTATATGTGTATTCGTGTATGCGTGCACACGCACCTCCCTGTATTCAAGAGGTTGTGAAAGGCTGGTGCTTCTTTTTCTGTAGCAGAAGCAGGAATAATCTCTCAAAATAATCTCTGCTGTCTACGAGGAGTTTGGTTGATTAGATTCACATGCACACATCTGTGAACAAGGTATTGAAGTAATTCAACAAATGAAGTGCAGCACAACGTTGTCATTATTCCATCTTTGTATTTCTGTGCACCCAAAATTATGGAAGCCCCCTGGGTATGCACAACCTTAGATAGGTTCATTCATTTCCTTGGGCCCTTGTGCAGCCTCTCATGCAGCACGAACCAGTAACTTTGAATGCAGAATTACCATAGAAACATCCTTGGCATCAAGGAGATATTTGAAGGAGCATCCTCTACTGCCTCATTTGGGGAATTCAGGTTGCCAGAGGCCTTTAGTGGGCTACAGAAGAGAGCTGGTGGTCGCATGTGACTGGGAAGCATTACTCCTGAGCTCTGATCCCATCTAGCTCTCTGCTCAGCCGTGGGAAAGCTGTTCTCTCTCAGCAGTGCAGGATTCCCAAAGAATGCTTAAATACTAAACTCACCTCAGAGGTGACCTGTTCTTTCTTCACGTGCCTCTCAAGAAGGAATCAAGGAGTTGATCATGGCCAGTAGGGCTAtgtaaagattttaaaatttttttcaccCCCATATTTCTTGAACTAGAAAAGCCTTTTTGTCACTAGTTAAGAGTAATTGTTTTGTGAACCAAGACAAGCAAACCACTGTGATGTCACCTCCTTTGGGGAAGGATATATTGGGGAAGGGTCACATCTCAAAAAATTGCTGAATTTTGAAACCAAATGTCAAATTGTTTCCATTAGGAAGACAGTCAAAATGAATATTGTTGTTAATGTTAGCCAACTTTTCTTTTGAactgaaaaagaattattttttaaagtgtattCAGGTTGACTAATACTATCATGTAACTTTCCACTGAATAAAATAGATCAATGAAAATATAACACCGCCCCCAAACTACAACAAACCCTGTTAAAACAGAGTAACTGTTTTGCCTCAGTAGCTGCTGAAGTACAACATTGTCCTATATTTGCTGCAAGAGTGCCCTACATTACTGCATAGAGTTACCTATAGTGTTATTTTTGTGTTAAGGAGTGACTAGAATAAGATCAAGAAATACTTATAACAGCCAGTGCAGAAATAGTTAGTCTGTCAATCTGTCCAACTGTAAATTCTTTGTGGCAGAACAGTGATAGTCTTTGTTTTGTACAACACCTCATAAAATTTCTTGATCCTAGCTGGGATCAGTAGATGTTCTGCATTGTGAATATTAAATACAGAAAGATTTGTGCATGAGCAACACTGTCTGATAGCTGGCAGGAAAATGAAGCCAGGAGTtattgtgtgtgtgcacactcTTTCCATGTAGTACTTCTATGGATACatgcaaaataaatattaactGAGGAAATAACATCAGTCTTTGCAAGAATTTACTTTTTAGCTGGTGCTTCTAGTGTGGTTACTAATAAGTGGAGTTGGAAAAACCAGTTAAAAGcaatatgatttttaaaatgagttTATTTTAGAAGCTTGGAAAATGtgttatggtttttttttccttgtatgtTTTACTGTATTTTGGGAGTGGAAGGCCAGTGAGAAAGTTCCAGAATACCATGGGTAACTCATGGAGGTTTTTTCAGGCATATCAGACTGAGCAACAACCTCAGGTTGAATAAAAGTGGTTTGTCTCATATTGTTTGATTTCCTCATGTTCTTAAGAGGTTTGGTAGTTTGGGCGAGGTCCAATGAAATTTCTtagaatttgtatttttatctgAATTCAACTCATGGCCCTCACAGGAACTGGGGTAATGATGACAAAACAAGCATTTTCAGTAGGGCCTTTCTCCCCATTACCTTACTGACGTCCAGAGCCTGCCAAACGAACAATCTCCGGGAGAAATCTTCCCTGTAAGCTTTCAACTTGTGCACTTTTACAGCAAAGGTTGAAGGCAAATGATGCTGCCTGAACCGTAAGGTCCTGCTGCTCACCTATTTCTGACATGGCAGAAAATAATCATGGGTTTACTATGAAAGAGTGGAATATTTAAAAGGTGTCAGCCCTCTTGGAATAGTTGCTAACACTAAAAAAGTTGTAGCTTGTGCCAActtaaaatcagaaatattcAAGAACAGAATGGAGTTATATATACTTAAGAGACAAAATGCATTACTGAGATGTTCTTTAACACAAGTGCCTTTCTTCTGCATCTCCAGCATTTCAGTTAGCTAAACTGCTGCCCTGGAGACTGGTCAGAACCATGTTTTTGCTGTTTCGGTTGTTGATGGCCATGAGTCAGCCAAAATAAACAGCCCACCTTAACACGTTCACTTACTACCTTTTGTGATGTAGCTATGCAATGGATTTGTTCAGTTCCCCCTTCCTGAGATTTTCTTATGCGtgtattatattttttaattaggaCAGTGAAGATTTGATGGGTTTGTAGTAAATTAATGATGTTGTGGTAAACTTACAAGCCATGTACTACTAAATGGAGATCACCCTGCCTTGTCCTTGGAACTGTGAAAGTTATGGACTCTGGTGATGACATAAGCATACAAAACATAGATTTAAAGATGAGGTTGTTTAGATCATCCCTGGATGCTGAGTAGACTTGGAGAAACTCTTTAGAGTCCTTGTCACCGTTTATTTCTATAAATGTTGTGAATCTAGAATATAAATGCTTTGGAGAGCCCATTCTGCTTATGACTGTTGAAAGCAGGACAGTAATGCAAAGATGGATTTTGGATATGCTCAAGTGAGACCATACTCCAAATGCACTGGGCAAGGAGTAAGtgttcttcatttttaaagctCAGAGATTCAAAGTGTGATAGCCAAATGCCTGGATGGTGGGTGGAGAATAGGACTGGAACTACAAGGACAAGATGTTTCAGGGTTTGATTTTAATGCGGCATGGAGAATGTCACACTGAACGGTTGCTTTTCTCAGTTAAGGATAACCTTTTACTTCTTCTCATTCCTGAAAAATCTCTTTTGGATCATTAGGCTAGATGCATACTAAGAGTTGTTTGTGCACTGTGGGAGCTGATACCCATCACTGAATTTGAATGATGGTAGTTATTTTTGCCAAAATTTATACACACAACTTAGTCCCTTAACCCTGGCTTCTACCTAAATTGTAATGTTTTGAAGGTGAGTGTCCTGCTGACCTTCAATGTCATTTGAATCCATGTCAGGACTTTGAAGTATGCCTTGTACATGTTCCTTCTCAATTTTGATACATTTCTCTCTCCTAGTGTCTTCAAACAATTACAAATGTCTTGTATGGTACTAATCTTtctctttctgccttttctaCATTTTGAGAAGGCCTTCCCATAAATCCCTTGTGCTATTAAAGAAAGGGGAGttagttgtttggtttttttataatttaGTGAAAACTTGACACAGAGGAGAGGGTTCtgtgaaaacatttttagaGGTTTTACTAAAATGTTTAGAAATAACAAAGGTTCTCACAGCTGCAAGTAAGTTTCCCTAATTGTATTTATCATCTTCTCACACAATTTTAGCCAAGTctacaaaacaaatgaaaaagttGCCTCCATCTCTGACAAATGAAGTCTCCAAATCCACGGCCCAAAGTGACTTCTGTGTGCATGAGAGGCAAGGAATTCTTGAGAATCTCAATAAAAGTTCCATTCTCCCTTTGATGAGTGGGggttggaaaggaaagggaatgtGTGACCATTCATCACAGCACCAGGCTCGTTAGTACCCAGGAACTTTCTACTCTAAATGACAAAGAGTTTCACTGTCACCAAAGAGAAATTGCTGCTGACCTTAGACCTCTTTTTGGGAAGTAAAATAATGGAGCACAGGAGCAGAGTTTGATATTTGACCGAATTCTACACAATTATCATGCATGTGtatataataaaattaattctgtgTCTCTGCATTGTAGCCTCAGGCAAGCAGCGTACAATCAGTTTTGTATGTATAATAGATCACAGAGTTGTTCATGAATAATACAAATGCATTGAGCAGATACTAGTGAGTGAGGATGTTTGTCTTTGCATGGAATCGAAGTGAACATGTAATATTGTGATAATATATATTTGATGAATTCAGGTCTGACTTGCCTTTGCCATAGCCTGCTAATTCCCCGACAAGGGTTGCCACAATAATTGAGTTTCCAATAATATTATGATTATTTCCACATGATAATTTAATTGTaggtattttttaatattgtaaTAATGTAGATTTGTGATTATTATGCATTTGCATGCAGATTTTCATGGTGTCTTGGAGCACATCCCTACATTTATAACTTAATTTCCTCTATTATTGCATATATATTTTGGGATGAACTCATTAATGCAAACTAAAAAAAAGTAGGTCTTTTTGGTCATTTTGCCTTTATTATGAATGGTTGAAagctttgctcatttttttagACTGGCCTAAACAAGTGAATAAACAAAAGACAACTGTAATTTATGGAtggattaatttaaaataataatgtaaTTACAAATTATGGCAGATTTGTCTGAGGTAATTGGGATGTAGACTGGTACAAATTTTGCTTTACTGAAACAAAGCTTGTTTAAATGAATCACCAAGTTTAGTAGAGGCTGTTTTCCATTCTTCCAATTCCCCTATATAACGTGATGGCAAAGCAACGCTGGCTCCAAATTCATGGGTGCCTGTACAGATGGGTATAACAAAATACAACCTGGAACTTCTGTACCTACCTAAATATTATTTTGGCAAGCAAAGTGTCCAGTAAGAATAGAATTGTGTATACAGAGTCATGACAGCAGCAGGGGTTTTAATCAGTTAATTTGTCCACTCTGGAAAGAGGCTGGTTGCTTGCCTTATAACAACCTTCAAACTGTGTTAGAAAACCTGGCCTGAAACTGCATGGGACAAAGGGAGGTAGAAATAAACTCTGTTCCTATTATTGGAGGAGACATTTTTGTGATCCTGTGAGCATTCTGCTTCAAATAGGAGAGTTCTCTTCCAGACCTATCAAAAattcaaagagaaggaaatgccTTTAGCTAAATacttctgttttgaaaaaaCTTCCCAGGAAAAATGACATAGGCTTTGGGTGTTGTTCATTTTTCTGGTACAAGTAGTTGGAGGACTGTCCTCTTTTTATCCGTAAAATCTCAGGTCTGCAAATTGAACTAGGGTCACAACAGACTTCTTGGTATCTTTCAGGTTGTCCATAGCTGATATGTTCATTTTCCACTGCTTGCATGGCAGGAACATGCAACAGGAACTAGGAGAACTGGCCTGGTCCAAATCTTCAGAAATGAAAGTCCAAAACTAGGGGCTGGAATATCTAACTTCTTGCTCTCCTTCACGTTGTTCTTTAGCGCACATCAATGCTACTGTTTCCAGCGTGGTTTGGTATCTGCTTTCTACTTTCAAACATTTTCCTCTAAATTACCCACAGACAAGACACAGTGAGATTAAGTCCCTTCTCTTTCATCGTTTCTTGTTCTGTGGACCTAAGAGTTGAACAGAAAAGCTAAAGCCTGATTTAGGCAGTGAAGAGAACAGTCATGATTCTGGAGTATAAGATGGTCTCTCTAGGTTCTGCAGCAGAACAACTACTTGTATAGGTAAATTAGATTCTGTCCTGAAACCCATGAAGCCTTTTGTAAACTCCATATCTCACCAAGAAGTACTTTGGTAACTGGCTTTACTTGAAGCTGAAAGTATCAAAACATGAAGGTGGTCCCACTGACAGAAGTTTATAAATCTGTACTCGTGCTTTTGGGAGATCAAGAGATGGTACAACACAGGATCTGGAAGGTCAGTCTAACTGCTATTTTGTTTTATAATGGCCCACCAGCACAAAATTAAGGTTGTCTTTTACCCTGTGGCATTAGATCTAAAAATAATCTCAGGTGTTGTCATATATGAAGTACCATGGAATATAAATATATCATTCTTTCCATAAGTCTTGGATTCATTTTATAATTCTTGCCTGTTGTGAAGAAACTTGCGATTGTGTCACATAACAAATTATTTATAATCAGATGAGTGTTTCCATTACTTTATGTTTCTGATGTTACTTATACAGATATGATAGGTGGGTGTACATAAAATTAGAAGGAAGCCTGTTGAAAAGTACTGATTTGTGTCATATTCATGAGTAATTTTCTCTGATGAAGAAACTGCTTATGTGCAGAGTGCAGAGTACGTAGCTGGCCTGGCCTCTCAACCCTTTCAGCATCACAGAGTAAGTTAGGACTTGGAAGTGCTTAGTTCCTTTTCTACCTTTACCTGATGGGTTTTGAACTTAAGTCACATGTTGCAGTGCTAGGTttggtttagcaagctgcagctttccctgagagctcagtggagctgcttagggcagtgcgACCATTGTGCCCTCCCGTAGTCCATCTTGGACAGCTCCACTCTCTTGCTCTGGTAGCTGTCAGCTCTACAACCcagtgatggcaaaggaggCCAGGAGGGTCTCTCCATGGGGGTTTCAGAGGACCTTTAATGGTTACATCTTGTCCCGCTGgttcccagaggcagagagacctcgtAATCCGGGCGCAGGGGATTTTCCCAGATCGCAGGGGCGGTACATGGGcagagttggggtacaggaaccaatagggagaaccGGAGGGAAaggccagggctaggggcaaGGGAAAGCAGGGGGGAACAGTATGGGATAAGAGAAGCAGTGGGTAAACAGATCACCACAGTCAGCCATTTGCTCAGAGATTTCAGAATTACTCTAATGTTTTAAATTGGGGGAAGTGGAGTGGagcccctcagcctttcctatTTGTACTGCTTCTCATTGTGTAAAAAAAGTTTAGtgctctttaaggtcccttccaaccgaaaccattctatgattttgtgtCCCTTACTTTGCTCACAATATGTGACAAGGAAATGTTTAATTTCAGGTCACTTGGAAGGAAGGCTTCTTTtgacacaaaataattttttgttgctgctttgtTCCTTCAGTTGAATggataaaaaccccaacaaaacaccTTCCGTTTTCttgcaataatttttttccatttgtagtTGTCTCTGAAGCAGTGGGACTACATCATTTCTGCACGAGGCAGGGATATGTTTTCTTGTGCACAGACCAACACTTCCCAGCTTATTCTTAAGGAAAGCATCCCTCAAAAATAAGGAGGTATTTATGTATTGCCCATCTTCTCTAGTGCTTGAAAAATGCATGATTCATGGCCACTGGTTGTTCTTCTCTTAGTGGGGAAGGTTTATTGGCCATAATCCTGGAAGTCTGGAAGTCCCCTGTGTGTCAAATGATCACTGATTGTATTGGAAAAGGATGCTTCAGTGACAGcaggcagcccctgggcagAAAGAGGTGTCCCTTGTCCCTGAGCAATAACCTGTATGGATGATTGAGACTTGTTGATAGACCTCCATGAGTCTTACCTACTAGTCAGGGCTTAGCAGTGTCTGGCTAGTGAAGGATCCCTCAGTACAGGATGCTTGAACTTGATTTGTTACTCTCATCAAGGAGGGCATAAAGGTAGGCAAGAACTGAACATGCCTTGAGGCCCAGGCAGATGCAGTTTTACCACAGCCTCTGTGTTacgggagagagaga
This genomic interval from Aphelocoma coerulescens isolate FSJ_1873_10779 chromosome 2, UR_Acoe_1.0, whole genome shotgun sequence contains the following:
- the LOC138105783 gene encoding UPF0500 protein C1orf216 homolog — encoded protein: MAETATGISRDEEEIQNSSDDEDRFPTHGALTASPDCSASPLLDGLNEDEGSSAVPERLSVLSSRAVAQVKALTSPETVSGGQAQRTAAGLAEHPRAAVDASLDASSCPEAADNLLPVDIASLHSKSPCCDGGLSSEVLQALRVPGEASKALKAGTDPGDCHTQQAWSGTKGNMASCSLGHVIWMKTTKVAEALENKKKEEKEKYRLQLAMYRRLLLLRSIRSLHRQLEQQQARLQECYGTVINTKKEVLKHICSISPSPSP